A single region of the Gemmatimonadota bacterium genome encodes:
- a CDS encoding phytanoyl-CoA dioxygenase family protein, which produces MSEREKYLYDLQGFLVVRNLLSADEVQALNDALDAHPDRTGEHGPGGALDGTPLAGPDTQYIHYEGMLTWDPPWCQPFRDLLAHTKLIPYLNTMMGRGWKLDHNIDVLTSKPGAQGTPFHGNSTGMFAGSTYYMYDDGRMRSGLIVCQFYLTDVNPDDGGLTVIPGSHKANFPMPGYVRHYEDHREIFHHVTVKAGDLVIFNEATTHGALPWKGKGERRCVLHRYIPKYMHYEGGVYETRLPEWTNELTEAQRAVLEPPYIYNRPLIEDDGESIVRPRREGI; this is translated from the coding sequence ATGAGCGAGCGCGAGAAGTACCTCTACGACCTCCAGGGGTTTCTCGTGGTGCGGAACCTGCTGTCCGCCGATGAGGTCCAGGCGCTGAACGACGCCCTGGATGCCCATCCCGATCGGACGGGCGAGCACGGACCGGGCGGCGCGCTGGACGGAACCCCGCTGGCGGGCCCCGACACGCAGTACATCCACTACGAAGGGATGCTGACCTGGGACCCGCCCTGGTGCCAGCCCTTTCGCGATCTGCTTGCTCACACGAAGCTGATTCCCTATCTGAATACGATGATGGGCCGGGGCTGGAAACTTGACCATAATATCGACGTGCTCACCTCGAAGCCTGGCGCCCAGGGCACGCCCTTCCACGGCAACAGTACGGGGATGTTCGCCGGGTCGACCTACTACATGTACGACGACGGCCGCATGCGGAGCGGACTGATCGTCTGCCAGTTTTACCTGACCGACGTAAACCCGGACGATGGCGGGCTGACCGTGATTCCGGGCAGCCACAAGGCCAATTTCCCCATGCCGGGATACGTCCGCCACTACGAGGACCACCGGGAGATCTTCCATCACGTCACCGTGAAAGCCGGTGACCTGGTGATCTTCAACGAGGCGACGACCCACGGCGCGCTGCCGTGGAAGGGAAAGGGTGAGCGACGCTGCGTACTCCACCGGTACATCCCGAAATACATGCATTACGAAGGCGGCGTATATGAAACGCGCCTGCCCGAATGGACGAATGAGCTCACCGAAGCCCAGCGCGCGGTCCTGGAACCCCCGTACATCTACAACCGCCCCCTGATCGAGGACGACGGCGAATCGATCGTGCGTCCCCGCAGGGAGGGGATCTGA
- a CDS encoding phytanoyl-CoA dioxygenase family protein: MEPPEQYLFDLQGFIVVRKALTPQQVAALNEALDANRDKRKDDTASSTSEALKGKQLRGLYEGMLTWEQPWCQPFREVLANPRIIPYLNTMLGRGWKMDHSPFIFTSKAGTEGLRLHGYGQAEYNGSRSYHYQNGAMRCGLINCQYQLSDVNPGDGGLCVIPGSHKANFTLPDEISRYEADQDVVYHVPMKAGDLVIFNEATTHGTLPWKGKGERRSLFYRYTPKYMHYTGGVYETGLPEWTKELNEVQRAVIEPPYVYHRPLIDDDGRTLSTPRREGE, translated from the coding sequence ATGGAACCCCCTGAGCAGTACCTCTTCGACCTGCAGGGGTTCATCGTGGTGCGCAAGGCCCTTACGCCCCAGCAGGTTGCGGCACTGAACGAGGCCCTGGACGCCAATCGCGACAAACGGAAGGACGATACGGCGAGCAGCACGAGCGAGGCGCTGAAGGGCAAGCAGCTCCGCGGCCTCTACGAAGGCATGCTTACATGGGAGCAGCCCTGGTGCCAGCCCTTCCGCGAGGTGCTGGCCAATCCGAGGATCATCCCTTATCTGAACACCATGCTGGGCCGGGGCTGGAAGATGGACCACAGTCCCTTCATATTTACCTCCAAGGCGGGGACCGAGGGACTGCGCCTCCACGGGTACGGTCAGGCCGAATACAACGGATCCCGGTCCTACCACTACCAGAACGGCGCCATGCGTTGCGGGCTGATCAACTGCCAGTACCAGCTGAGCGACGTGAACCCGGGCGACGGCGGCCTGTGCGTCATCCCGGGCAGCCACAAGGCAAACTTCACCCTTCCGGACGAAATCTCCCGCTACGAGGCCGACCAGGATGTCGTGTACCACGTGCCCATGAAGGCCGGCGACCTGGTCATCTTCAACGAGGCCACGACCCACGGCACGCTGCCGTGGAAGGGGAAGGGAGAGCGCCGCTCTCTGTTCTACCGGTACACCCCGAAGTACATGCATTATACCGGCGGCGTGTATGAAACCGGTCTGCCGGAGTGGACGAAAGAACTCAACGAAGTCCAGCGGGCCGTGATCGAACCGCCCTATGTGTATCACCGTCCCTTGATCGACGACGACGGAAGGACGCTTTCGACCCCTCGGCGCGAGGGAGAGTGA
- a CDS encoding DMT family transporter, with product MNRHVTSGRWGLGLVLSLFTIFVWGGLPIILKIMLISLDAFTMTWYRFVVAAVLMALIVYRQGHFALVRRLKGGYALVFLAAVLGFSCAYVFYPQSLQYISPSAAQVVNQISLLFLLLGAMLLFHERMTLIQVLGLMLLTGGIVLFFNEELAELLSGDSAMIPGIMWVTVAALALSTYTLTQKQLLQILPTSVILFLIYLAGSILILPFVRFESLLVQDTRQMILLNASAVISLVAFVTLVESLKHLEVFRVSMVLAAVPLVTVVDMMILAPLLPGLLQPEHLNLLSISGAVLVVIGSILGNLRRSVRNG from the coding sequence ATGAACCGGCACGTCACCAGCGGCCGCTGGGGCCTGGGGCTGGTCCTGAGCCTGTTCACGATCTTCGTCTGGGGCGGACTGCCCATTATCCTGAAAATAATGCTGATCAGCCTGGACGCCTTCACGATGACGTGGTACCGGTTCGTCGTTGCGGCCGTGTTGATGGCACTGATCGTGTACCGGCAGGGTCACTTCGCCCTGGTCCGTCGACTCAAAGGCGGTTACGCGCTGGTCTTCCTCGCGGCGGTGCTCGGGTTCAGCTGCGCGTACGTGTTCTATCCCCAAAGTTTGCAGTATATCTCACCCAGCGCCGCCCAGGTGGTCAACCAGATATCGCTGCTGTTCCTGCTGCTGGGCGCCATGCTGCTCTTTCACGAACGGATGACCCTGATCCAGGTACTGGGTCTCATGCTGCTCACGGGCGGGATTGTCCTGTTCTTCAACGAGGAACTGGCCGAACTCCTGTCCGGTGACAGCGCGATGATTCCGGGCATTATGTGGGTGACTGTCGCCGCGCTGGCGCTGTCGACCTATACTCTCACCCAGAAGCAGTTGCTGCAGATCCTGCCCACGTCCGTCATCCTGTTCCTGATCTACCTGGCCGGTTCGATACTGATCCTGCCCTTCGTTCGATTCGAATCGCTGCTGGTGCAGGACACCCGGCAGATGATCCTGCTTAACGCTTCGGCGGTGATCTCGCTCGTCGCCTTCGTTACGCTGGTGGAATCGCTGAAACATCTCGAAGTGTTCCGGGTCAGCATGGTCCTGGCGGCCGTGCCCCTGGTCACCGTCGTGGACATGATGATCCTGGCGCCGCTCCTTCCCGGCCTGCTGCAGCCGGAGCATTTGAATCTGCTCAGCATATCCGGCGCCGTACTCGTCGTCATCGGTTCCATACTCGGCAATCTGCGGCGGTCTGTAAGGAACGGTTAA
- a CDS encoding thiamine pyrophosphate-requiring protein translates to MTGNEAIAKILKAEGLDWFSCFPHHPLIDACAIEGLRPILCRQERAGVNIADGFSRIRNGNTVGVFMMQMGPGAENAFGGVAQAYADSVPVLLLPGGPTRSRAGADLAFESVENYRGITKWVSNINSAARIPEMMGRAYSLLKQGKPGPVMLEIPGDVGEEEIPDDAFDYTPIKPFKSGASPEDVRDLVAALLKSECPIISAGQGVLYAEATDALIEFAEWTKTPVMTTLAGKSAFPETHPLSLGTGAASHSLMVAEYLKKTDFFFGIGTSMTSGFKSDVPAGAALAQCVVSHGDLNKEHRVDYGAVGDAGVVLRQLVEEAKRQLDGRPRDDERGDIEEIARLKQAWLAEWEPRFRSDEVPLSPYRVFREIAGVVDTARTIITHDSGYPREQLAPFWETDTPRGYIGWGASTQLGYGLGLAIGAKIADPEKQVVNVMGDAAFGMAGLDVETAVRSEIPIITVILNNGVMTHYDHHMAYASERWGSNRLGGDYAAIGAGLGAYAEKVTTPDQIAPAIQRAVEANREGRPAVIETITKVEEHTSRY, encoded by the coding sequence ATGACCGGAAACGAAGCCATTGCGAAGATCCTGAAGGCGGAGGGGCTGGACTGGTTCAGCTGTTTTCCCCACCATCCCCTCATCGACGCCTGCGCGATCGAGGGCCTGCGTCCCATTCTCTGCCGGCAGGAACGGGCCGGCGTAAACATCGCCGATGGATTCAGCCGGATACGGAACGGGAATACCGTCGGCGTGTTCATGATGCAGATGGGACCGGGCGCGGAGAACGCCTTCGGCGGGGTAGCCCAGGCCTACGCGGATTCAGTGCCCGTCCTGCTGCTGCCCGGCGGACCTACGCGGTCCCGTGCGGGCGCCGACCTGGCCTTCGAATCGGTGGAGAACTACCGGGGCATCACCAAGTGGGTCTCGAACATCAACTCGGCGGCCCGGATTCCGGAAATGATGGGGCGGGCGTACAGCCTGCTGAAGCAAGGCAAGCCGGGGCCGGTCATGCTGGAGATCCCCGGGGACGTAGGTGAGGAGGAGATCCCCGACGACGCCTTTGACTACACCCCCATTAAACCGTTCAAAAGCGGCGCATCGCCGGAGGACGTCCGGGACCTGGTGGCGGCCCTGCTGAAGTCTGAATGTCCCATCATCAGCGCCGGCCAGGGCGTGCTGTACGCCGAGGCCACCGATGCGCTGATAGAGTTCGCCGAATGGACGAAGACCCCGGTCATGACCACGCTGGCCGGAAAGAGCGCATTCCCCGAGACCCATCCCCTGTCCCTGGGCACGGGCGCGGCCTCCCATTCCCTTATGGTGGCGGAATACCTGAAGAAGACCGATTTCTTCTTCGGCATCGGCACGAGCATGACTTCAGGGTTCAAATCGGATGTGCCGGCAGGCGCCGCGCTCGCCCAGTGCGTCGTCAGCCACGGGGACCTGAACAAGGAGCACCGCGTCGACTACGGCGCGGTGGGCGACGCGGGGGTGGTGCTTCGGCAACTGGTCGAGGAAGCGAAACGACAGCTCGACGGGCGACCCCGGGACGATGAACGCGGCGATATCGAGGAGATCGCCCGGTTGAAACAGGCGTGGCTGGCCGAATGGGAACCGCGGTTCCGCTCCGACGAGGTGCCCTTGAGCCCGTACCGCGTGTTCCGCGAGATCGCGGGGGTGGTGGATACGGCACGCACGATCATCACCCACGACTCCGGCTACCCGCGGGAGCAGCTCGCGCCCTTCTGGGAGACCGATACGCCCCGGGGCTATATCGGCTGGGGCGCTTCCACGCAGCTGGGCTACGGGCTGGGACTGGCCATCGGCGCCAAGATCGCCGATCCGGAGAAACAGGTCGTCAACGTCATGGGAGACGCCGCCTTCGGCATGGCCGGCCTGGACGTGGAGACCGCCGTGCGTTCGGAGATCCCCATCATCACGGTAATACTGAACAACGGGGTCATGACCCACTACGACCATCACATGGCCTACGCATCGGAACGCTGGGGGAGCAATCGGCTGGGTGGGGATTACGCCGCCATCGGGGCAGGGCTGGGTGCTTACGCCGAGAAGGTGACGACGCCCGACCAGATCGCTCCGGCGATACAGCGAGCGGTGGAAGCCAACCGCGAGGGCCGGCCGGCAGTCATCGAGACGATCACCAAGGTGGAAGAGCACACGTCGAGGTATTGA
- a CDS encoding thioredoxin family protein → MKRILIPAAVVAVAAAFLLVNFSTPMAAGEAKVGNAAPDFTLTDTNGNSVTLSDYSGKYVVLEWINYDCPFVAKHYDAKNMQGLQDKYREQGVVWLAVNSSAEGKQGQFSNEEIHKRLKKHASTVDAYLLDGNGDVGRTYGATHTPHMYIINPEGTLIYMGAIDSINSANIADIPKADNYVVMALDAVFAGNEVPVEMTRAYGCTVKY, encoded by the coding sequence ATGAAGAGGATTCTGATTCCGGCAGCCGTGGTGGCCGTTGCCGCCGCGTTCCTGCTGGTTAACTTCTCTACGCCGATGGCCGCCGGGGAAGCCAAGGTGGGGAACGCGGCCCCGGATTTCACGCTGACGGATACGAATGGCAACAGCGTGACGCTTTCGGACTACAGCGGCAAGTACGTGGTCCTGGAGTGGATCAACTACGACTGTCCCTTCGTGGCCAAGCACTACGACGCCAAAAACATGCAAGGCCTGCAGGACAAGTACCGCGAGCAGGGCGTGGTCTGGCTGGCCGTCAACTCGTCGGCCGAAGGCAAGCAGGGCCAGTTCTCCAATGAGGAAATCCACAAGCGCCTGAAGAAGCACGCGTCGACCGTGGACGCCTACCTGCTCGATGGCAACGGTGACGTCGGCAGGACGTACGGTGCCACCCACACGCCCCACATGTACATCATCAACCCGGAAGGCACGCTGATCTACATGGGCGCCATCGACAGCATCAACTCGGCCAACATCGCCGACATTCCCAAGGCCGACAACTATGTCGTCATGGCCCTGGACGCGGTTTTTGCCGGCAATGAAGTGCCCGTCGAGATGACCCGGGCCTACGGCTGCACGGTGAAGTACTAG
- a CDS encoding M81 family metallopeptidase, which produces MPRILIGTYFQETNDFHPNDTVYEDFCILRGREMLKGPVGLEDPDDQGGADSLGGVVGGAVDTLSARDGMEIVPTYSAAMGAGGTITQACFERTTSELLDAIEQHRTGADGVYLNLHGAMAAETEKDPEGYVLQEVRRIVGPHVPVVASFDMHGTITRRMLSHMDGCAILHTYPHIDWYETGARAAGVLLRILDGARPVIASVYTPTMVRGDELKTATGVHGTFIRYLERLEEREDVLAGGIMLGHPPTDCPEQGSRVVVITDGNRDLAEREALHIGRSFWNMRSHMQCVLHSVEEGIRIAAEAKGTVIFADAADATSSGAPGTSNTILKGFLESDYRGSVLFPIRDDPAVSRAVEAGVGQTITVPLGGTRDPRFIPVDVTATVEVLGRRDDIPVAVLKCRNITIFLAASGPLLCDRWMYPAFGQDPKRFDVVVKKLPHTPDEWYDDWAERTITIDSPGAASPNIPTLGHQYVPRPIYPLDPDMTCTPEVEVYE; this is translated from the coding sequence ATGCCCAGAATCCTGATCGGCACCTACTTCCAGGAAACCAACGACTTCCATCCCAACGATACGGTGTATGAAGATTTCTGTATCCTGCGCGGCCGCGAGATGCTGAAGGGTCCGGTCGGCCTCGAGGACCCGGATGACCAGGGCGGCGCGGACAGCCTTGGTGGCGTGGTCGGCGGTGCCGTCGATACCCTTTCCGCTCGGGATGGCATGGAAATCGTGCCCACTTACAGCGCCGCCATGGGGGCGGGCGGTACGATCACGCAGGCGTGCTTCGAGCGGACCACGTCGGAGTTGCTCGACGCGATCGAACAGCACAGGACCGGCGCCGACGGCGTTTACCTGAACCTGCACGGCGCCATGGCGGCGGAAACCGAAAAGGATCCGGAAGGGTACGTCCTGCAGGAGGTGCGCCGGATCGTCGGCCCCCACGTGCCCGTGGTCGCTTCCTTCGACATGCACGGCACGATCACCCGTCGCATGCTGTCCCACATGGACGGATGCGCCATCCTGCACACCTATCCCCACATCGACTGGTACGAAACAGGCGCGCGGGCCGCCGGAGTGCTGCTGCGCATCCTCGACGGGGCCCGGCCCGTGATCGCCAGCGTGTACACGCCCACCATGGTCCGGGGCGACGAGCTCAAGACCGCCACGGGCGTGCACGGCACGTTCATCCGGTACCTGGAACGCCTGGAGGAACGGGAAGACGTACTCGCCGGGGGGATCATGCTGGGCCATCCTCCGACGGACTGCCCGGAACAGGGCTCCCGCGTCGTCGTAATCACGGACGGCAACCGGGACCTGGCGGAGCGGGAGGCCCTGCATATCGGCCGGAGCTTCTGGAACATGCGGTCCCACATGCAGTGCGTGCTGCACAGCGTGGAGGAGGGCATCCGGATCGCCGCGGAGGCAAAGGGAACGGTCATTTTCGCTGATGCCGCCGACGCCACCAGTTCGGGCGCGCCGGGCACGAGCAACACCATCCTGAAGGGGTTCCTCGAAAGCGACTACCGGGGCAGCGTGCTGTTCCCCATCCGCGACGATCCCGCCGTCTCGCGCGCCGTGGAGGCGGGTGTCGGGCAGACCATTACCGTCCCCCTGGGCGGAACGCGGGACCCACGCTTTATCCCGGTGGACGTCACCGCCACGGTCGAAGTGCTGGGCCGGCGGGACGACATTCCCGTCGCGGTGCTGAAGTGCCGGAACATTACAATCTTCCTGGCGGCTTCCGGCCCTCTGCTGTGCGACCGGTGGATGTATCCCGCCTTCGGCCAGGACCCGAAACGCTTCGACGTCGTGGTCAAGAAACTGCCCCATACGCCGGATGAGTGGTACGACGACTGGGCGGAACGGACCATCACCATCGATTCGCCGGGGGCAGCGAGTCCCAACATTCCCACGCTAGGCCACCAGTACGTCCCCCGACCCATCTACCCCCTCGATCCGGACATGACCTGCACGCCGGAAGTGGAGGTGTACGAATAA